A stretch of the Aminipila terrae genome encodes the following:
- the hypE gene encoding hydrogenase expression/formation protein HypE codes for MKIDISYGSGGKQTSSLINDIFLKNFDNEVLNKLEDAAVLDVKNRIAYTTDSFVVTPMFFKGGNIGKLAICGTVNDLSMMGARPRYLTAGFIIEAGADSEMIDQIAHTMRVTAEEAGVKIVAGDTKVIEGNGNVYINTSGVGEILKEGISIQNCHPGDMILLSGNLGEHHAAIMSERMGIENNIASDCAPLFSIVSDLLENDIEIRCMRDVTRGGLATVLNEVSESSKCRVEIEEEALPVSDEVKGFCNILGLDPLYMANEGKMIAVIPGEQSQKAVEVMRKNKYGSHATIIGKITEGNGVNMTTALGGNRMIDILYGEGLPRIC; via the coding sequence ATGAAAATAGATATATCCTATGGAAGCGGCGGAAAACAGACAAGCAGTCTGATTAATGATATTTTTTTAAAAAATTTTGACAATGAAGTATTAAATAAACTGGAAGATGCTGCTGTACTTGATGTAAAAAACAGAATTGCTTATACAACGGACTCTTTTGTTGTTACTCCCATGTTCTTTAAAGGAGGAAACATTGGTAAATTAGCCATTTGTGGTACAGTAAACGATCTTTCCATGATGGGAGCCAGACCGCGATATCTGACAGCTGGTTTTATCATTGAAGCAGGGGCAGACAGTGAGATGATTGATCAGATTGCACACACCATGAGGGTGACAGCGGAGGAAGCTGGCGTAAAAATTGTAGCCGGTGATACAAAGGTAATAGAAGGAAATGGTAACGTTTATATCAATACTTCAGGAGTTGGAGAAATATTAAAAGAAGGAATCAGTATTCAAAACTGCCATCCAGGGGATATGATTCTGCTTTCCGGCAATCTGGGGGAGCATCATGCAGCTATTATGTCCGAAAGAATGGGAATAGAAAATAATATTGCCAGTGATTGTGCACCGCTTTTCTCTATTGTCTCAGATCTTTTAGAAAATGACATAGAAATCAGATGTATGAGAGACGTAACCCGGGGAGGATTGGCAACCGTTTTGAATGAGGTGTCTGAAAGCTCAAAATGCAGAGTAGAGATTGAAGAAGAAGCTTTACCAGTGAGTGATGAAGTGAAAGGTTTCTGTAATATCTTAGGACTGGATCCGCTTTATATGGCCAATGAGGGTAAAATGATTGCTGTGATACCGGGAGAACAATCCCAAAAGGCTGTTGAGGTCATGAGAAAAAATAAGTATGGTTCGCATGCAACGATTATAGGAAAAATTACAGAAGGTAATGGTGTTAACATGACCACTGCGCTAGGTGGCAATCGAATGATAGATATTCTTTACGGCGAAGGATTACCACGAATTTGCTAA
- the hypF gene encoding carbamoyltransferase HypF, with amino-acid sequence MSCGPRYTIMGVLPYDRDNTTMEDFPMCKECNAEYISPESRRFHAQTISCYDCGPYLILKEYNRDENDLLDSSRCSNKKIRNHPVKLNKLYKKIPMDRYNQHQAHIYKNRKRFKRAVDIINSGGIIAVKGIGGYHFVCSPFMEETVQNLRKLKGREEKPFAVMFGSVDSIREYCEVSSQEKMLLETKARPIVLLYSKNEKMAHSTYKGSIYCGAFLPYTPLQTMLLKECGPLIMTSGNISDQPIIREDSIMLALDNPLLNGVLYNKRRIIRSVDDSVAKIIDDKAQLIRRSRGYVPYPVFLPESNKNLKIFAAGGDLKAAFCLFNRGSAVVSQYFGDLEESSILEEYKKSVDDLAGLLKITPDLAVCDLHPNYFSTRFAESLNKPVIYVQHHHAHIASVMAEHNLKEKVIGIAFDGTGYGTDGNIWGSEFMICQGADFERKAHLKYIPMLGGDQSMKDAKKTATCFLAGSGLEQYIKDDRSAIIKAALKNQVNTVLTSSMGRLFDAVSSILGILDENHYEGECAAYLEKEALLAEKGKAVPEKMSFDIVRNDDMIEIDPAPVLEALCRRQEGRGDEPVTSIRQSLALGFHYALAEVIVGVCQILREEHNLNSVAFSGGVFQNSVLTNRLIKLLRENGFMVYYNIAVPPNDGSISLGQTYVGIMKSDEN; translated from the coding sequence ATGTCCTGTGGACCCAGATATACGATTATGGGTGTTCTTCCCTATGACAGAGACAATACGACCATGGAAGACTTCCCTATGTGCAAAGAATGCAATGCAGAGTATATTTCACCTGAAAGCAGACGTTTTCATGCACAGACTATATCCTGTTATGACTGTGGTCCTTACTTAATTTTAAAAGAATATAACAGGGATGAAAATGATTTGTTAGATTCGTCTAGGTGTTCTAATAAAAAAATCAGAAACCATCCTGTAAAATTAAATAAATTATATAAAAAAATACCAATGGACAGATATAACCAGCATCAGGCTCACATTTATAAGAACCGGAAAAGGTTTAAACGGGCAGTAGATATAATAAACAGTGGTGGAATTATTGCGGTCAAGGGAATTGGTGGTTATCATTTTGTCTGCTCACCATTTATGGAAGAAACGGTCCAGAATTTAAGAAAGTTAAAGGGCCGTGAAGAAAAACCTTTTGCCGTTATGTTTGGATCAGTGGATTCTATAAGAGAATACTGTGAAGTATCTTCCCAGGAAAAAATGTTGTTGGAAACAAAAGCCAGACCTATTGTGCTGCTTTATTCAAAGAATGAGAAAATGGCTCACTCTACCTATAAGGGGAGTATTTATTGTGGTGCATTTCTGCCCTATACTCCTTTGCAGACCATGCTCCTGAAGGAATGCGGTCCATTGATTATGACAAGCGGAAATATTTCTGATCAGCCTATTATCAGGGAAGACAGTATCATGCTGGCACTGGATAATCCGCTGCTGAACGGAGTCTTATATAATAAAAGACGTATTATCCGGTCGGTGGATGACTCTGTTGCAAAAATAATAGATGATAAAGCACAATTGATTCGCAGAAGCAGAGGATATGTGCCTTATCCTGTTTTCCTGCCAGAAAGCAATAAAAACCTGAAGATATTTGCTGCAGGGGGGGATTTAAAAGCGGCCTTCTGCTTGTTTAACAGGGGAAGTGCAGTGGTTTCCCAGTATTTTGGGGATCTGGAGGAAAGCAGCATCCTGGAAGAATATAAAAAATCTGTAGATGATTTAGCTGGGCTTCTGAAAATAACTCCAGACCTGGCTGTTTGTGACTTGCATCCAAATTATTTTTCTACCAGATTTGCAGAATCCTTAAATAAACCAGTTATATATGTCCAGCATCATCATGCTCATATAGCATCTGTTATGGCGGAGCATAATTTAAAGGAGAAAGTAATTGGTATTGCTTTTGATGGGACAGGCTATGGAACAGATGGAAATATATGGGGCAGTGAATTTATGATTTGCCAGGGGGCAGATTTTGAGAGAAAAGCCCATCTGAAATATATTCCTATGTTAGGTGGAGATCAATCCATGAAAGATGCAAAAAAAACAGCTACTTGTTTTTTAGCAGGTTCAGGGTTGGAACAATATATTAAGGACGATAGAAGTGCGATTATTAAAGCCGCATTAAAGAATCAGGTAAATACGGTTCTGACTTCCAGCATGGGCAGACTTTTTGATGCTGTTTCCAGTATATTAGGAATTCTTGATGAAAACCATTATGAAGGAGAATGTGCAGCATATTTGGAAAAAGAGGCTCTGTTGGCTGAAAAAGGTAAAGCTGTTCCTGAGAAAATGTCCTTTGATATTGTTAGAAATGATGATATGATTGAAATTGATCCAGCTCCTGTTTTAGAAGCTCTTTGCAGGCGTCAGGAAGGCAGAGGAGATGAGCCTGTCACTTCAATACGCCAGTCTCTTGCTCTTGGCTTTCACTACGCTCTTGCGGAAGTTATTGTGGGTGTCTGCCAGATTTTAAGAGAGGAACATAATCTGAACAGTGTTGCCTTTAGTGGCGGTGTTTTTCAAAATTCCGTTCTTACTAATCGTTTGATTAAGCTTTTACGGGAAAATGGATTTATGGTTTATTACAATATAGCAGTGCCCCCTAACGACGGTTCGATTAGTTTAGGCCAGACATATGTGGGTATAATGAAATCAGATGAAAATTAA
- the thpR gene encoding RNA 2',3'-cyclic phosphodiesterase, with protein MRLFISINFNEEICNKIYDAICEIKKISNKGNFSRKENLHVTLAFLGEINPEDVDKIKACMDRVKGENFDMHIQGLGRFKRTGFDIYWIGIEQSHAMNKLHALLNNELNDNGFPVELREFKPHLTLGRQVICHYQEAKKIIEDLGLIIQPVNKFSLMLSERKNGKLTYTELYTKNI; from the coding sequence ATGCGGCTATTTATTTCTATTAACTTTAATGAGGAAATCTGCAATAAAATTTATGATGCCATTTGTGAAATAAAGAAAATTTCCAACAAAGGTAATTTTAGCAGGAAAGAAAATCTACACGTAACACTGGCATTTTTAGGAGAAATTAATCCTGAAGATGTGGATAAAATAAAGGCTTGTATGGACAGGGTCAAAGGGGAAAACTTTGATATGCATATACAAGGATTAGGAAGGTTTAAAAGGACTGGTTTTGATATATACTGGATTGGTATAGAACAATCCCATGCTATGAACAAGCTTCATGCTCTTTTAAATAATGAACTGAATGATAATGGATTTCCAGTGGAACTCCGGGAGTTTAAACCGCATCTAACTTTGGGACGCCAGGTGATCTGCCATTATCAGGAAGCAAAAAAAATCATAGAAGATCTGGGATTAATAATTCAGCCTGTAAATAAATTTAGTCTCATGCTAAGTGAGCGTAAAAACGGTAAACTAACCTATACAGAACTTTATACAAAAAATATTTGA
- a CDS encoding HypC/HybG/HupF family hydrogenase formation chaperone: MCVAVPGKIVEINGDTAKVDVMNNTCDVNIKLVKAKIGDYVLIHAGCAIDVLSKDSAEEIIWMFNELEEEVNGNSSADN, encoded by the coding sequence ATGTGTGTTGCAGTTCCAGGAAAAATAGTAGAAATTAATGGAGATACAGCTAAAGTGGATGTTATGAATAATACATGCGATGTGAATATCAAGCTGGTTAAGGCTAAAATCGGAGATTATGTACTTATTCATGCTGGCTGTGCCATTGATGTGTTAAGCAAAGATTCCGCAGAGGAAATCATTTGGATGTTCAACGAACTTGAGGAGGAAGTAAATGGTAACTCTTCAGCAGATAACTAA
- a CDS encoding class I SAM-dependent methyltransferase: protein MDTHGDKKLNIITKTTELAMKITLEYIGEGDTVIDATAGNGHDTLLLAEAAGESGKVIAFDIQETAIEHTKALLQEHGMLDRVKLVKDSHEHLEKYLDKGSRPSAVIFNLGYLPTGDKSITTKADTTISSIVTASKLIKLGGIITLVLYSGHEEGKQEKERILDLLGQFSPREFHVAYTSMINQPNNPPEIVWITRKK, encoded by the coding sequence ATGGATACACATGGGGATAAAAAACTAAATATTATCACAAAAACAACGGAACTGGCAATGAAAATTACTCTGGAATATATAGGAGAAGGGGATACTGTTATTGATGCAACTGCAGGGAATGGGCATGATACTTTGCTTCTGGCAGAAGCAGCCGGAGAGAGCGGAAAAGTAATCGCCTTTGATATTCAGGAAACGGCTATAGAACATACAAAAGCCCTTTTACAGGAACATGGAATGCTGGATCGGGTAAAACTGGTCAAGGATTCTCATGAACATCTGGAAAAATACCTGGATAAAGGAAGCAGGCCATCGGCAGTTATCTTTAATCTGGGATATCTGCCTACGGGGGATAAAAGTATTACAACAAAAGCGGATACTACCATTTCATCTATAGTGACGGCGTCGAAACTTATTAAGTTAGGGGGCATAATTACTCTTGTATTATATAGTGGACATGAGGAAGGAAAGCAAGAAAAGGAAAGGATTCTAGATTTACTCGGGCAGTTTTCTCCAAGGGAATTCCATGTTGCATATACCTCAATGATTAATCAACCGAATAATCCTCCGGAAATTGTCTGGATAACCAGAAAAAAATAA
- a CDS encoding low molecular weight protein-tyrosine-phosphatase, whose product MIRVMFVCHGNICRSPMAEFVFKDMVKKKGLEKDFLIASSATSTEEIGNPVHHGTRNKLKCYGITTEGKKAVQLQKMDYDCYDYILGMEERNLINIKRIFGIDKDNKIKKLLDFSDNPRDIADPWYTGNFDITYEDIYEGCQGLLTYILKNDNSR is encoded by the coding sequence TTGATACGAGTTATGTTTGTCTGTCACGGCAATATCTGCCGATCTCCTATGGCAGAGTTCGTGTTTAAAGATATGGTAAAGAAAAAAGGATTAGAAAAAGATTTCTTAATCGCATCGTCTGCTACCAGTACAGAAGAAATTGGAAACCCAGTTCATCATGGTACCAGAAACAAATTGAAGTGTTATGGTATAACTACAGAAGGGAAAAAGGCTGTTCAGCTGCAAAAGATGGATTATGACTGCTATGATTATATACTGGGAATGGAAGAAAGAAACCTGATTAATATAAAAAGAATTTTCGGCATAGATAAAGATAATAAGATAAAAAAACTTCTGGATTTTTCAGATAATCCAAGAGATATTGCCGATCCCTGGTATACAGGGAATTTTGATATTACATATGAAGATATTTATGAAGGCTGTCAGGGATTATTAACATATATCTTAAAAAATGATAATAGCCGCTAA
- a CDS encoding putative ABC transporter permease: MRNFKKLFLLFMAGGAGYCLIELLFRHYSHVTMFFVGGICFILVGLINELFTFDMPMRWQMLIGGILITGVEFVSGCIINLWLGLHVWDYSNLPFNVLGQICLPFTLIWILLSGVAIVLDDYLRYRWFNEEKPHYRL; encoded by the coding sequence ATGAGGAATTTTAAGAAACTTTTCCTTTTGTTTATGGCTGGTGGAGCAGGGTATTGTTTAATTGAACTATTGTTCAGGCATTACAGTCATGTTACAATGTTTTTTGTTGGAGGAATTTGTTTTATCCTGGTAGGACTGATTAATGAACTATTTACTTTTGATATGCCTATGAGGTGGCAGATGCTCATTGGTGGAATCCTCATCACAGGAGTGGAGTTTGTCAGTGGATGCATCATAAATCTGTGGCTGGGTCTTCACGTATGGGATTACAGTAATCTTCCCTTTAATGTATTAGGGCAGATATGCCTGCCATTTACATTGATATGGATTTTATTAAGTGGTGTTGCAATAGTTCTGGATGATTATTTAAGATATCGATGGTTTAATGAAGAAAAGCCACATTACAGGCTATAG